Sequence from the Fulvivirga ligni genome:
ATGCCTGTGCCGTGGTCAATGCAAAAATATTCAGCAATACTAGCGCCAGGATGAATATCTATACCAGTTTTGCTATGCGCATATTCGGTTATGAGTCTTGGTATATTATTGATGTTCTGTTTGTATAGCTGATGAGCCACGCGGTAAGCAGCGATAGCATAAAAGCCAGGATAGGCTCTGACAATTTCATCCTTACTCTTTGCTGCCGGATCACCCATGAAGGTGGCTTCAATATCTGTTTCCAGCTTTTTATATATGGTTTCTAATGCATCATAGAAGGTTTCTATTATGTCAGCATTATGTTGGCCATTATTATTCTTGGCTAATATTCTATTGAGCTGCTGTTTGGATTCCTGAATGTTGGCTTCCAAACCTTCCAAAGTATCAACAGGAGTATTAGCGAAACTTGGAAAAAGTATGCCTATAAGATGTTCGAAATACTGATGAATCATCGAAGAAGTAGGGCACTCGGTACAATTAGAATGTGATTGATATAGTCGGTTGATGAAATTCTTGTCCATGGGTTAACGCAAGATTAACACTTTAATTTCAATATGAACGGGCAGATGTGTTGAATGTTTCATCGTGCGGTCACTATGTTTGATATCGGACACTCTGTTTCATTAGCGGACGTGAAAATGAATAGATTAAGTTATGGAAATCCTTAAATTAGCCTTTCTGAGCCGATTGTAGTACTTGGCATATTTATTGGCAAACAGGTAATTGATGTTAAATCAGAAACGAACAGGTATGATCAAACTAAACAATGTTGATAAGTACGTAGACTCCCGTTTTCAGCGGACCTTTATACTGAAAGGTGTAGACCTTGAAGTGGAGCAAGGGGAGTTCGTAACAATAATGGGGCCTAGTGGAGCCGGAAAATCCAGCTTAATGAATATTATAGGTATGCTGGATGAGCCTTCGCAAGGTGAATACTTCTTCTTTGATGAGCCTGTTCATAAAATGAAGGAAAGAAAGAAGTCTGAAATGCATAAGCATTACATCGGCTTTATCTTCCAGGCCTATCACCTGATAGACGAACTTACAGTTTATGAAAACATTGAAACACCACTATTATATAAAGGTGTGAAAAGTGCTCAGCGTAAGAGTATGGTGGCAGAAATGTTAGATCGTTTTCAGATGGTGGCTAAGAAAGACTTATTTCCAGAACAGCTATCAGGTGGTCAGCAGCAGCTGGTGGGTGTGGCGAGAGCCATTATCGGCCAACCGAAATTATTGCTTGCAGATGAACCTACAGGAAACCTCCATAGTGAGCAAGGTGATGAGATCATGAGCATTTTCCAAAAGCTCAACCAGGAGGGGATGACTATTATACAAGTAACACACTCCGAAAAAGCAGCATCTTATGGAAGTCGTGTAGTGAGGCTGGTGGATGGTGCTATAGTTTCTGATACCAAAGAAAAAATGCATTCTTAAAAATTATGAAAAAGATATTCGTTTTTATACTAAGCCTTTCGGGGTTTGCGCCCCTTTATGCCCAAAATTCAGGCTCAGATACCACCTCTCTCACTTTTAAAGAGGCTGTAAGTCTTGCCGTGAAAAATAATGTGGTATTACAAAAACAGGAAAATGAGCTTGAGTTCAGTCAAGCACAAAAGGCTTCTGGAATTGCTTCTCTCGGCCCATCAGTGGAATTGAACGGCTACATGAGTCGTAACGATGGTAATTCTTTTAACCAGCAGGAAGGACGTGTAATCAATGGTAAACTTGATTATATGAATGCTAGCGTTGATGTTCAAATGGCTCTTTTCAATGGGTTTAACAGAGTGAATACCATGAGACAGAGGAATTTATTGGTTGACTATCAGGCCTATGCCTCCAAAAGATCTAAGCAGTTGGCCATTCAGCAGGTGGTAGCTCAGTATCTTCAATGTCTTTTAGATAGAGAACTCAATTACATCGACAAAAATAATCTTGAAGCCCAGCAGCAGAAGCTTGAGCAAATTACTGAGCAGGTGAAAGCAGGAAGTATAGCTGAGGTTGATCAGTATAATCAAACTTATCAGGTGAAGAATGCTGAGCTAGCGGTTTTACGTTCAAAAAACACTTTAGTAAATGATAAGGCGGCTCTTGCTTTGATGATTCAGAAGAACCCGGCAGATCCTTTCGTTTTGGTAGAGCCAGGATGGGAGCTGGATGAAGTTCAGAATTTGGATTTGAATGAATTATATCAAAAAGCTATTGAGAATAGAGCAGATCTTAAAAGTGCAGAAGCTTTTGAGAGAGCTTCTCATTTAGGTTACAAGGCCGCACAAGGATTCTATTATCCTTCTCTATATGCTTTTTACTCTTATGGTTCAGCTTATAACTATGTACATGCTTCAGCAGCTATACCTGATCCTGCCAATAGATCTTTCGAGCAGCAGTTTACAAAAGATAATACGCAAACTGTATACGGCCTAAGTCTTAATGTGCCTATTTTCAATGGCTTAAGAACTCGCACCAATGTGTCGCGGGCTAAAATAGACAAAGAAAATGCTGAATTGGATGCAGAGAATACCAAGCTCCAAATAAAGTCTGATGTGCTTAGCGCTTATCAAAACCTGAATGATGCTGTAAATGCATATTTGGTATCTCAAACCCAACTTGAAGCCGCTGAAGTATCATTCGAGTTAGAAAGCGAAAGAAACAGATTGGGAATATCAGATTTAGTGCAATATACGCAGGCCAATCAGGATTATTTAACCGCTAAGAATGATGCCGCACAGGCAAAATATACCTTAATGTTTCAAAACCTATTATTAGAGTATGCCATTGGTACGCTACAGTTTGAAAGCATACCTTAAAATCTTGAGATTCTTAAATTCTTCCAATGCTATATTTATAAAATATATTTGCTAACTTTGCACTCCCGTTCGAGTGGACGGCTTTTTCTGAACTTTTTCAGGGGGAGAATTTTATATCAAATTTGTTATCTGATTGCTCTAAGGTAACATGTAAGTAGAGCAAAAGTTATATTATGGCAAACGAAGAAAAAAACACTGCAGCTGAAGAGAATGTAGAAGCTGCAAAAACAGAAGCCAAAGAAACAGCAAAAGCTGAAAAGCCAAAGGCTCAGGAAAATGTAGCTCCAGAAGATTTCGACTGGGAAGCATTTGAGACTAAAGGTTTCGGCGAAGGCTATTCTAAAAAGAAAAAAGAAGAGATGGCTGCAATGTATGAAAATACATTAACTACCATCGAAGAAAAAGAGCTTGTAGAAGGTACTGTAGTAGGAGTTAACGCACGTGACGTAATCCTTAACATCGGTTTCAAATCTGATGGTTTAGTATCAGCTACTGAATTCCGCGACATGCCTAACTTAAAAGTAGGTGATGTAGTTGAGGTTTTCATTGAAGAGCAAGAAAATGCTAACGGACAGTTAGTTCTTTCTAGAAGAAAGGCTAAGATTGTTCAGGCATGGGATAAAATTACTAAAGGTTATGAAAATGATCTAGTTATCGAAGGTTTTGTGAAACGCAGAACTAAAGGTGGTTTGATCGTAGACATATTTGGAGTAGAAGCTTTCTTGCCAGGATCACAAATTGATGTGAAGCCTATTAGAGATTTCGATGTATTTGTAGACAAAGCTATGGAAGTGAAAGTTGTGAAAATCAACTACACTAACGATAACGTAGTAGTATCTCACAAAGTACTTATCGAGAAAGATCTAGAAGAGCAAAAAGCTGAAATTCTTAACAACCTTGAAAAAGGTCAGGTACTTGAAGGTACTATTAAGAACATGACTAACTTCGGTGTATTCATCGATCTTGGTGGTGTTGATGGTCTTCTTCACATTACTGATATTTCTTGGGGTAGAATTAATCACCCTGAAGAAGTACTTAACCTTGATGAAACAGTTAAGGTAGTAGTTCTTGACTTTGACGAGGATAAGAAGAGAATTTCTTTGGGTATGAAGCAATTGACTTCTCATCCATGGGATTCGCTTCCTGAAACTCTTGATGTAGGTTCTAAAGTAAAAGGTAAGATTGTTAACGTGGCTGATTATGGTGCATTCCTTGAAATCCAGCCAGGTGTAGAAGGTCTTATCCACGTTTCTGAGATGTCTTGGTCTCAGCACTTAAGAAACCCACAAGACTTCATCAATATTGGAGATGAGTTAGAGGCAGTAGTTCTTACTCTTGATAGAGAAGACAGAAAAATGTCTCTAGGTATCAAACAATTAACTGAAGATCCTTGGACTAAGCAAGATGTATTAACTAAGTATGCTGTAGGTACTAAGCACAAAGGTGTGGTTAGAAACCTTACTAACTTCGGTTTATTCATCGAGCTAGAAGAAGGTATCGACGGTCTTGTACACGTATCTGATCTTTCTTGGACTAAGAAAATTAAGCACCCTTCTGAATTTGTAAAAGTAGGAGAGGAGCTTGAAGTGCAAGTTCTTGAATTAGACGTTGATAACAGAAGATTGGCACTTAGCCATAAGCACCTTGAAGAGAACCCATGGGATACTTTCGAAACAGTATTCACTCCTGGTTCTGTTCACAAGTGTACTATCCTTGGTCAAAACGAGAAGGGCGCTACATTAGAGCTTCCTTACGGTATTGAAGGATTCTGCTCTAGCAAGAACCTTCAAAAAGAGGATGGATCTAAAGCTGAAAATGGTGAAACTTTAGAATTTAAAGTATTAGAATTCTCTAAAGATGATAAGAGAATTGTATTGTCTCACAGAGCATTATACTCTAAAACTGAAGAAGCTCCTAAGCCAGCAGCAGCTCCTAAGAAGAAAGCTAAGAGTGGTGTAGCTAAGGTTAATAATGACACTGAAAAGTCTACATTAGGTGACCTTGAAGCTCTAAGTGCTTTGAAGGATAAAATGGAAGGTAAAACTACTGAAGAGGCTCCAGCTGAAGAGAAAGCTCCTGCAAAGGAAGAAGCTCCTAAGGCAGAAGAGGCTCCTGAAGCTGAAGACGCATCTGATGATGCAGCAGACGCTGAAGAGAAGAAATAAGTAGTTAAGCTTATAAATACTAAAGCCTCTGAAGGAAACTTCAGAGGCTTTTTTTGTGCCTTTGTTTTTAGATCCTTAATGCTGGTAGTCATTACACGTTTTAACCACTGACTCATATGAACTAAAGATATGATACCTGGCCATTTCTTTACCATTGATAATACTATCTCTCATTGAATAGTACGATTCGGATTTAAGGCTTTATAATTTACTCTAAGTTACCTGGCTCCAATATCAGTATCTCGCCAGGATAGCTGTAGCGGAGTTGGAATAGAAAGGCAATAAAAAGCCGATTCAATATTGAATCGGCTTTTGAATGATCTATATCAAGGATAATTAGAATCCTCCGCCCTGGTTATCACCACCTTCTTTTTGATCGTTGTTATCGATACGGCTTCTTCTCTGTCTTTGTTTGAAGTCTAGCTTACCGAATTTATAACTTAAGTTAAATCCGAATGATCTAAACGGCACATCATAAGAGCTGGTCTGATAATAAGTGTCTCCTTTGATTTCACTACCGAAATTCTGGTATTTAGTGAATGGCTGAGTAACATTGATACCTATGCTTCCTCTATCTCCCCAGATTTTCTTTTTGATACCCATGCTAAAGATAGAGAATGATGGGTTGTAGCCCTGTAATGTCTGTCTCCTTGGTCTGTAGAAGCCGAACATATCAATGATCCAACTTTCACCAAGACTAATGTTAGAGTTAAGGTTACCGTCCCAAAGAATAGCATTATTGCTTACAGATTGACCATTAATCACACCTTTAGCGTTATAGGTATACACGTTAAGTCCGCCACGTAAAGTCCAGATTTCAAATAAGTTTAATGATGTGAATAAGTTTACACCAATAGAGTTGTTCTCTCCGATATTTAAATATCTTGTTCTGTAAATATCATCTTCTTTAGTAAGATAGCTTTCTATTACATCAGTAGTCTTTTTGTAGAACACGCTGGCGTTAACACTTACCTTCTTTACAAATGCACTATAGCCAATTTCATACTGGTCAGTAAGTTCTGGATGCAATTCAGGATTACCAGAGCTCACGTTTTTGTTATTATTGATTTGCTCGTAAGGGTTAATGAATCTTAAGCTAGGTCTTTGAATTCTTCTGCTGTAGCTCGCTTTTAAGCTATTCATTTTTCCGATCTTTCTGCTTAATGTAACACTTGGTAGAAAGTTGTCATAATCATTGCTGAAAGCATTTTCCGGAGTGTCTCTGAAATCACCTTCTATCTTTGTGTACTCATATCTTAAGCCTGCTAACAATCCGTATTTAGTTCCAAATTTGAAGTTACCAGATAAATAACTAGCCAAAACATCCTGACCGTAGTCAAAATAATCACTTCTGCTTTGGTCTGTTATAAAAGTGCCTGTGCTCTCCTGATAGGTCTCATAGCTGAAATCACTGGTTACAGTTCTTAAGATGCCTTTAGCCCCAGCTTCTAAGGTGAACTTATCACTGATTGGGTTAGTATAATCTACCTGGAAGGCGTGCTCATTATTGTCGCCATCATTCAGGTTTTTCTCATTTCTTTCAAAAGTGTTAATAGTTGAGAGTGACGGATCATACTGCACTATTCTATAATCCTGATCCTGAGTATTCTTATCTAGCTTGTAAGAAACTGATAGCTCATGGCCTTTCTGCTCAGGGAATTTGAATACGTAGTCTACTGACCATTCATAACCACCAAATGCATTTTCATTGTCAGTATTACGCTGGTATCTGCTTATATCATCAAGGCTGTCATACATACCTTCTACCTTGTTATCACTATCAAAAGAGAAAGTTCTCAGTCTCAAAGAGGTGGATATACTGTGATAAGCATTGAAGTCATAGAATGCTCCGATGTTACCGAAATAGCCCCTTCTGTTAGAAGTGTTAGTTCCTATTTCCTCTTGTATCTGATCATTTACATAGTCTTCTGTGAAGTAGTAAGACTTTCCTTCCTGTGGCCATTGCTTAAATCCACTGAGGTTAGCGTTAAAACCAAATCTTCCTTTACCGGCTGTAATACTTCCTGATCCACGGTTCAGTCTGGTACCCACCGTTAAATCTACATTACCTGTAAAGCCCTGAGCTTCACCTTTTTTGGTAATGATATTGATGATGCCAGCCGTTCCATCTCCCTCATATTTGGCAGATGGTGTAGTGATTACCTCTACACTTTTAATATTATCAGCAGGAATCGCTTTTAATGCTTCGCCCGGGTTGCTGGCAAACATGCTTGATGGCTTACCATTAATAAGGATTTTAACATTTTGGCTACCGCGCATTGAAACATTACCTTCTAAGTCTACATTAAGAAGAGGAGCTCTTCTCAGTACTTGAGATGCATCACCACCTGCATTGGCTACATCACGGTCAGCGTTGTAGACTATTTTGTCTATCTTGTTTTCGATTAATTCCTTTTCACCTTTTACCACTACTTCTTCAAGTTCGGTAGAAGTACCTGTAAGTTTTACAGTTTCCAGATTAGCATCCGGGCTTTTAGGTGTAAGCGTAACTTCTCTTGTTATTGTTTCATAACCTACAAATGAAATGAGCAGGTCATATTTGCCTAGAGGTACATTACTAAGCTTAAAAGTACCATCCTCTTCTGAAATAGTACCGTTAATGTCTTTATTGGATTCGGGGTTTCTTAATACTACTGAAGCAAAGGACAGTGCCTCCCCGGTGGTAGCATCTACCAGCGTTCCTGTTACTTTGCCTTTTAGTTCTTGCCCTCCAGCTGCCATTCCGCCTCTTTGCTGGCCAAAAACTGAAATGCACATGATTAGTGCAATGCTTGTTAAAATCGTTCTCATAAAATCAATTAGTTCTAGGTAGTAATACTACCAAAAGGGGTGAAGGTTTTTTAAATAATGACCAATGGTCAGATAACTTTTGTATTGGAAGAAGAGCCGTGATTAGTGGTGGAGGGTAGCTCTATAAAAAAGGGAAGAAGCTAAAGTGTGGGAGTTCTTACGAATCCCACTTTTTTATAATATCATCAATAGACGATAGCAAATCATCTCTGCTATCTTCGGAAAGTAAATATTTTCTTTCCAGCAATCTTATGGCCATCTCATTCATGATGAAGTGATTTCTTAAAAAATCCAGTCTGTCATTAATAGAGCCAAGGCCTTTGTATTTATTTCTCTCGGTAGGTGATTCCATAATTAGTTCTACCTTGCTTATAAATACATCAGAATCATGAAGCATAACTATAGCAACTTTTATTTATAACGTAATATATCAAAGTATTACCTTTTGACCTCTCAAATGTGCATTTTAATTTCAAAAATTAATACTTGTATTTGTAGATTTTTTTATTACTATATTATGTGTATAGTTTAAGTGAAAGTATAAAAAATTATATAATATTATCCAGCTAACCACCTCCATTTATTAAATCTGATAATTGAAAAATGGTAGTTCCTCCACTGGTATATCCATTGTTTTTATAACACATATTTTTCAATTATTGGCCTCCAGGCATATTTAAGGGTGTTTGTAACAATCTACAAGGGCATTTATACCAACCTATGGTAAGATTGCTCAGGACTGTTAAATTGGTTTTGAAATCGATCTTGACATTTTATTACATGCAATCGATTGAGTGAATTAAAAATCATGTTTCATTCGATTGTAAAACGTCAATATCAGTTAACAATAAACCTACCTTAATATGAAAAAACTTTTACTCTTAATGCTGTGTTTTTGCTCGGCCAGCCTGGTCATGGCTCAGGAGCAAACCGTGACAGGTAA
This genomic interval carries:
- a CDS encoding serine O-acetyltransferase; the encoded protein is MDKNFINRLYQSHSNCTECPTSSMIHQYFEHLIGILFPSFANTPVDTLEGLEANIQESKQQLNRILAKNNNGQHNADIIETFYDALETIYKKLETDIEATFMGDPAAKSKDEIVRAYPGFYAIAAYRVAHQLYKQNINNIPRLITEYAHSKTGIDIHPGASIAEYFCIDHGTGIVIGETTEIGQHVKIYQGVTLGALSVNKEDASIKRHPTIEDHVVIYAGATILGGSTVVGHNSVIGGNVWLTSSVAPKSKLYYKAHMHNDLDKSVDTIIYKP
- a CDS encoding ABC transporter ATP-binding protein; this translates as MIKLNNVDKYVDSRFQRTFILKGVDLEVEQGEFVTIMGPSGAGKSSLMNIIGMLDEPSQGEYFFFDEPVHKMKERKKSEMHKHYIGFIFQAYHLIDELTVYENIETPLLYKGVKSAQRKSMVAEMLDRFQMVAKKDLFPEQLSGGQQQLVGVARAIIGQPKLLLADEPTGNLHSEQGDEIMSIFQKLNQEGMTIIQVTHSEKAASYGSRVVRLVDGAIVSDTKEKMHS
- a CDS encoding TolC family protein yields the protein MKKIFVFILSLSGFAPLYAQNSGSDTTSLTFKEAVSLAVKNNVVLQKQENELEFSQAQKASGIASLGPSVELNGYMSRNDGNSFNQQEGRVINGKLDYMNASVDVQMALFNGFNRVNTMRQRNLLVDYQAYASKRSKQLAIQQVVAQYLQCLLDRELNYIDKNNLEAQQQKLEQITEQVKAGSIAEVDQYNQTYQVKNAELAVLRSKNTLVNDKAALALMIQKNPADPFVLVEPGWELDEVQNLDLNELYQKAIENRADLKSAEAFERASHLGYKAAQGFYYPSLYAFYSYGSAYNYVHASAAIPDPANRSFEQQFTKDNTQTVYGLSLNVPIFNGLRTRTNVSRAKIDKENAELDAENTKLQIKSDVLSAYQNLNDAVNAYLVSQTQLEAAEVSFELESERNRLGISDLVQYTQANQDYLTAKNDAAQAKYTLMFQNLLLEYAIGTLQFESIP
- the rpsA gene encoding 30S ribosomal protein S1 — translated: MANEEKNTAAEENVEAAKTEAKETAKAEKPKAQENVAPEDFDWEAFETKGFGEGYSKKKKEEMAAMYENTLTTIEEKELVEGTVVGVNARDVILNIGFKSDGLVSATEFRDMPNLKVGDVVEVFIEEQENANGQLVLSRRKAKIVQAWDKITKGYENDLVIEGFVKRRTKGGLIVDIFGVEAFLPGSQIDVKPIRDFDVFVDKAMEVKVVKINYTNDNVVVSHKVLIEKDLEEQKAEILNNLEKGQVLEGTIKNMTNFGVFIDLGGVDGLLHITDISWGRINHPEEVLNLDETVKVVVLDFDEDKKRISLGMKQLTSHPWDSLPETLDVGSKVKGKIVNVADYGAFLEIQPGVEGLIHVSEMSWSQHLRNPQDFINIGDELEAVVLTLDREDRKMSLGIKQLTEDPWTKQDVLTKYAVGTKHKGVVRNLTNFGLFIELEEGIDGLVHVSDLSWTKKIKHPSEFVKVGEELEVQVLELDVDNRRLALSHKHLEENPWDTFETVFTPGSVHKCTILGQNEKGATLELPYGIEGFCSSKNLQKEDGSKAENGETLEFKVLEFSKDDKRIVLSHRALYSKTEEAPKPAAAPKKKAKSGVAKVNNDTEKSTLGDLEALSALKDKMEGKTTEEAPAEEKAPAKEEAPKAEEAPEAEDASDDAADAEEKK
- a CDS encoding outer membrane beta-barrel family protein, translated to MRTILTSIALIMCISVFGQQRGGMAAGGQELKGKVTGTLVDATTGEALSFASVVLRNPESNKDINGTISEEDGTFKLSNVPLGKYDLLISFVGYETITREVTLTPKSPDANLETVKLTGTSTELEEVVVKGEKELIENKIDKIVYNADRDVANAGGDASQVLRRAPLLNVDLEGNVSMRGSQNVKILINGKPSSMFASNPGEALKAIPADNIKSVEVITTPSAKYEGDGTAGIINIITKKGEAQGFTGNVDLTVGTRLNRGSGSITAGKGRFGFNANLSGFKQWPQEGKSYYFTEDYVNDQIQEEIGTNTSNRRGYFGNIGAFYDFNAYHSISTSLRLRTFSFDSDNKVEGMYDSLDDISRYQRNTDNENAFGGYEWSVDYVFKFPEQKGHELSVSYKLDKNTQDQDYRIVQYDPSLSTINTFERNEKNLNDGDNNEHAFQVDYTNPISDKFTLEAGAKGILRTVTSDFSYETYQESTGTFITDQSRSDYFDYGQDVLASYLSGNFKFGTKYGLLAGLRYEYTKIEGDFRDTPENAFSNDYDNFLPSVTLSRKIGKMNSLKASYSRRIQRPSLRFINPYEQINNNKNVSSGNPELHPELTDQYEIGYSAFVKKVSVNASVFYKKTTDVIESYLTKEDDIYRTRYLNIGENNSIGVNLFTSLNLFEIWTLRGGLNVYTYNAKGVINGQSVSNNAILWDGNLNSNISLGESWIIDMFGFYRPRRQTLQGYNPSFSIFSMGIKKKIWGDRGSIGINVTQPFTKYQNFGSEIKGDTYYQTSSYDVPFRSFGFNLSYKFGKLDFKQRQRRSRIDNNDQKEGGDNQGGGF